The following are encoded together in the Monodelphis domestica isolate mMonDom1 chromosome 5, mMonDom1.pri, whole genome shotgun sequence genome:
- the BBS10 gene encoding Bardet-Biedl syndrome 10 protein isoform X3 produces MAAATAGGVGVALQAAEVLESILSGSVGPEGRQVLCTKPTGDVLFSRDGGRLLEALNVEHPVARMIVTCVSMNQNVTGDGAKTFIILLCDLLRGLKAFTEKERGSFGGSIPSQERHWKNCCQWKYISQAILTFQAHILDYIMTQYLRKHFLSIFSFSGEEKKVCRSSLESLLDAYFCGRVGRNNQKFISQLTCDYFYKCLQHEDGKDEMIDLVDEYFLELCTAVTGLPVSSSKIISGFVIHRDFSVYCPADGDMRIIIVTEPIQPALSTSGSELLINSEAQFQASHIWITEKTKTIMKDLQSKGIKLLLSSVKQQETVIYYAKQNGISVVEYIPSEEISLLCRIISLSPFMPSWATSVCHISDTALVTFCRPILLNSRRYVHLGLLSTHSFIPHCLILCGPVQGLTDQHIRAFHGAFKVLRQVFKVLYLSYKVQRSNQNETSNSINSKENKQSHHLIEVYRALFEKQHLDSFLISKDNPSRTQSHLRDAPDLVLSSMESKNDILSTTLTQTPKIKEDFESLLCSYPNKIGIVDTKEPLVAISCSCSGDSLTDIPDEHLSVIEQTCKMSRTTIDMKSKEVLQDPSQSYCTSFIQAGSVLPVGGHFEILLHYYLLDYSRQCQKPELQCLEMPNWDASLPGTVYLSFPYLHHLQCFVQ; encoded by the exons ATGGCGGCGGCCACAGCTGGAGGCGTTGGTGTGGCGCTGCAGGCGGCCGAGGTCCTGGAGAGCATCCTGAGCGGCTCCGTGGGGCCCGAGGGGCGGCAGGTGTTATGCACGAAGCCCACGGGCGACGTGTTGTTCAGCCGAGATGGGGGCCGCCTCCTGGAGGCGCTAAACGTAGAGCATCCCGTGGCCAG GATGATAGTGACTTGTGTTTCCATGAATCAGAATGTGACTGGAGATGGTGCTAAAACGTTCATTATCCTTCTTTGTGATTTACTCCGAGGACTTAAGGCattcacagaaaaagaaaggggTTCTTTTGGGGGAAGCATTCCAAGCCAAGAAAGACACTGGAAAAATTGTTGCCAGTGGAAATACATTTCTCAAGCAATTTTGACATTTCAGGCACACATATTAGACTACATTATGACTCAGTACTTGAGAAAACACTTTTtgtccatcttttctttttctggagaagagaaaaaggtttgTAGGAGCTCACTAGAATCACTGTTAGATGCATATTTTTGTGGAAGAGTAGGAAGAAATAATCAGAAATTTATTTCCCAGTTAACttgtgattatttttataaatgtttgcaGCATGAAGATGGCAAGGATGAAATGATTGATTTAGTAGATGAATATTTTCTGGAATTATGCACTGCTGTCACAGGACTTCCAGTTTCAAGTTCAAAGATCATATCAGGTTTTGTTATTCATAGAGATTTTTCTGTTTACTGCCCAGCAGATGGTGATATGAGAATAATCATTGTCACTGAACCCATTCAGCCTGCACTTTCTACCTCTGGTTCTGAGCTGCTTATAAATTCAGAAGCACAGTTTCAGGCATCTCACATTTGGATTAccgaaaaaacaaaaaccataatGAAAGATTTGCAAAGTAAGGGTATAAAATTGCTTTTGTCTAGTGTGAAGCAACAAGAAACAGTTATTTATTATGCGAAGCAGAATGGCATTTCAGTGGTAGAATATATACCATCAGAGGAAATTTCTCTCCTTTGTAGGATCATTTCTCTATCGCCTTTTATGCCATCTTGGGCCACTTCAGTGTGTCACATCTCTGACACTGCATTAGTGACATTTTGTCGACCCATTTTGCTCAATTCCAGAAGGTATGTTCATCTTGGCTTACTCAGCACACACTCTTTCATACCTCACTGTTTAATTCTTTGTGGACCGGTCCAAGGTCTCACTGACCAGCATATCCGTGCTTTTCATGGAGCATTTAAAGTACTCCGACAGGTCTTTAAGGTACTTTATCTCAGTTACAAAGTGCAAAGAAGCAACCAAAATGAGACTTCAAATTCTATTAATTCTAAAGAGAATAAACAGAGTCACCATTTGATAGAAGTTTATAGAGCTTTGTTTGAAAAACAGCATCTGGACTCTTTTTTAATAAGTAAAGATAATCCATCAAGAACTCAATCTCATTTAAGAGATGCTCCAGATTTGGTGCTATCAAgtatggaatcaaagaatgataTTCTGAGTACAACTCTAACACAGACACCCAAAATTAAGGAGGATTTTGAATCCCTATTATGTTCTTATCCCAACAAAATTGGGATTGTTGATACCAAGGAACCACTTGTAGCTATCAGCTGTAGTTGTAGTGGTGATTCCTTGACAGATATTCCTGATGAACATTTAAGTGTCATTGAACAGACttgcaaaatgagcagaacaacCATAGACATGAAATCAAAGGAGGTACTTCAAGACCCTTCACAAAGTTACTGTACCTCCTTTATACAGGCTGGCTCTGTTTTACCGGTCGGAGGTCACTTTGAGAtcttattgcattattatcttcTTGATTATTCCAGACAGTGCCAAAAGCCAGAA TTACAATGTTTAGAAATGCCAAATTGGGATGCCTCTCTGCCAGGGACAGTCTACCTCTCTTTTCCCTATCTACACCATCTACAATGTTTTgtacagtaa
- the BBS10 gene encoding Bardet-Biedl syndrome 10 protein isoform X1 has translation MAAATAGGVGVALQAAEVLESILSGSVGPEGRQVLCTKPTGDVLFSRDGGRLLEALNVEHPVARMIVTCVSMNQNVTGDGAKTFIILLCDLLRGLKAFTEKERGSFGGSIPSQERHWKNCCQWKYISQAILTFQAHILDYIMTQYLRKHFLSIFSFSGEEKKVCRSSLESLLDAYFCGRVGRNNQKFISQLTCDYFYKCLQHEDGKDEMIDLVDEYFLELCTAVTGLPVSSSKIISGFVIHRDFSVYCPADGDMRIIIVTEPIQPALSTSGSELLINSEAQFQASHIWITEKTKTIMKDLQSKGIKLLLSSVKQQETVIYYAKQNGISVVEYIPSEEISLLCRIISLSPFMPSWATSVCHISDTALVTFCRPILLNSRRYVHLGLLSTHSFIPHCLILCGPVQGLTDQHIRAFHGAFKVLRQVFKVLYLSYKVQRSNQNETSNSINSKENKQSHHLIEVYRALFEKQHLDSFLISKDNPSRTQSHLRDAPDLVLSSMESKNDILSTTLTQTPKIKEDFESLLCSYPNKIGIVDTKEPLVAISCSCSGDSLTDIPDEHLSVIEQTCKMSRTTIDMKSKEVLQDPSQSYCTSFIQAGSVLPVGGHFEILLHYYLLDYSRQCQKPEVSMISSLIANALLSLPKTLYKAKRGSKSFCHVYLRTMHALQAKQGVAGSPAGLESVACKYQLLTSVLHCLTKLLTIDLVISINKQPQKTGDEETEEDG, from the exons ATGGCGGCGGCCACAGCTGGAGGCGTTGGTGTGGCGCTGCAGGCGGCCGAGGTCCTGGAGAGCATCCTGAGCGGCTCCGTGGGGCCCGAGGGGCGGCAGGTGTTATGCACGAAGCCCACGGGCGACGTGTTGTTCAGCCGAGATGGGGGCCGCCTCCTGGAGGCGCTAAACGTAGAGCATCCCGTGGCCAG GATGATAGTGACTTGTGTTTCCATGAATCAGAATGTGACTGGAGATGGTGCTAAAACGTTCATTATCCTTCTTTGTGATTTACTCCGAGGACTTAAGGCattcacagaaaaagaaaggggTTCTTTTGGGGGAAGCATTCCAAGCCAAGAAAGACACTGGAAAAATTGTTGCCAGTGGAAATACATTTCTCAAGCAATTTTGACATTTCAGGCACACATATTAGACTACATTATGACTCAGTACTTGAGAAAACACTTTTtgtccatcttttctttttctggagaagagaaaaaggtttgTAGGAGCTCACTAGAATCACTGTTAGATGCATATTTTTGTGGAAGAGTAGGAAGAAATAATCAGAAATTTATTTCCCAGTTAACttgtgattatttttataaatgtttgcaGCATGAAGATGGCAAGGATGAAATGATTGATTTAGTAGATGAATATTTTCTGGAATTATGCACTGCTGTCACAGGACTTCCAGTTTCAAGTTCAAAGATCATATCAGGTTTTGTTATTCATAGAGATTTTTCTGTTTACTGCCCAGCAGATGGTGATATGAGAATAATCATTGTCACTGAACCCATTCAGCCTGCACTTTCTACCTCTGGTTCTGAGCTGCTTATAAATTCAGAAGCACAGTTTCAGGCATCTCACATTTGGATTAccgaaaaaacaaaaaccataatGAAAGATTTGCAAAGTAAGGGTATAAAATTGCTTTTGTCTAGTGTGAAGCAACAAGAAACAGTTATTTATTATGCGAAGCAGAATGGCATTTCAGTGGTAGAATATATACCATCAGAGGAAATTTCTCTCCTTTGTAGGATCATTTCTCTATCGCCTTTTATGCCATCTTGGGCCACTTCAGTGTGTCACATCTCTGACACTGCATTAGTGACATTTTGTCGACCCATTTTGCTCAATTCCAGAAGGTATGTTCATCTTGGCTTACTCAGCACACACTCTTTCATACCTCACTGTTTAATTCTTTGTGGACCGGTCCAAGGTCTCACTGACCAGCATATCCGTGCTTTTCATGGAGCATTTAAAGTACTCCGACAGGTCTTTAAGGTACTTTATCTCAGTTACAAAGTGCAAAGAAGCAACCAAAATGAGACTTCAAATTCTATTAATTCTAAAGAGAATAAACAGAGTCACCATTTGATAGAAGTTTATAGAGCTTTGTTTGAAAAACAGCATCTGGACTCTTTTTTAATAAGTAAAGATAATCCATCAAGAACTCAATCTCATTTAAGAGATGCTCCAGATTTGGTGCTATCAAgtatggaatcaaagaatgataTTCTGAGTACAACTCTAACACAGACACCCAAAATTAAGGAGGATTTTGAATCCCTATTATGTTCTTATCCCAACAAAATTGGGATTGTTGATACCAAGGAACCACTTGTAGCTATCAGCTGTAGTTGTAGTGGTGATTCCTTGACAGATATTCCTGATGAACATTTAAGTGTCATTGAACAGACttgcaaaatgagcagaacaacCATAGACATGAAATCAAAGGAGGTACTTCAAGACCCTTCACAAAGTTACTGTACCTCCTTTATACAGGCTGGCTCTGTTTTACCGGTCGGAGGTCACTTTGAGAtcttattgcattattatcttcTTGATTATTCCAGACAGTGCCAAAAGCCAGAAGTAAGTATGATCAGTTCATTAATAGCTAATGCACTGCTGAGCCTTCCAAAAACCCTTTATAAAGCTAAGAGAGGAAGTAAAAGCTTTTGTCATGTGTACTTAAGAACTATGCATGCTCTACAAGCTAAGCAGGGGGTGGCTGGGAGTCCAGCAGGCCTCGAATCAGTAGCTTGTAAATACCAGTTACTGACATCAGTGCTTCACTGCCTGACAAAACTCTTAACCATTGACTTGGTCATCAGTATTAATAAACAGCCTCAAAAGACTGgtgatgaagaaacagaagaggaTGGGTAA
- the BBS10 gene encoding Bardet-Biedl syndrome 10 protein isoform X2, with protein MIVTCVSMNQNVTGDGAKTFIILLCDLLRGLKAFTEKERGSFGGSIPSQERHWKNCCQWKYISQAILTFQAHILDYIMTQYLRKHFLSIFSFSGEEKKVCRSSLESLLDAYFCGRVGRNNQKFISQLTCDYFYKCLQHEDGKDEMIDLVDEYFLELCTAVTGLPVSSSKIISGFVIHRDFSVYCPADGDMRIIIVTEPIQPALSTSGSELLINSEAQFQASHIWITEKTKTIMKDLQSKGIKLLLSSVKQQETVIYYAKQNGISVVEYIPSEEISLLCRIISLSPFMPSWATSVCHISDTALVTFCRPILLNSRRYVHLGLLSTHSFIPHCLILCGPVQGLTDQHIRAFHGAFKVLRQVFKVLYLSYKVQRSNQNETSNSINSKENKQSHHLIEVYRALFEKQHLDSFLISKDNPSRTQSHLRDAPDLVLSSMESKNDILSTTLTQTPKIKEDFESLLCSYPNKIGIVDTKEPLVAISCSCSGDSLTDIPDEHLSVIEQTCKMSRTTIDMKSKEVLQDPSQSYCTSFIQAGSVLPVGGHFEILLHYYLLDYSRQCQKPEVSMISSLIANALLSLPKTLYKAKRGSKSFCHVYLRTMHALQAKQGVAGSPAGLESVACKYQLLTSVLHCLTKLLTIDLVISINKQPQKTGDEETEEDG; from the coding sequence ATGATAGTGACTTGTGTTTCCATGAATCAGAATGTGACTGGAGATGGTGCTAAAACGTTCATTATCCTTCTTTGTGATTTACTCCGAGGACTTAAGGCattcacagaaaaagaaaggggTTCTTTTGGGGGAAGCATTCCAAGCCAAGAAAGACACTGGAAAAATTGTTGCCAGTGGAAATACATTTCTCAAGCAATTTTGACATTTCAGGCACACATATTAGACTACATTATGACTCAGTACTTGAGAAAACACTTTTtgtccatcttttctttttctggagaagagaaaaaggtttgTAGGAGCTCACTAGAATCACTGTTAGATGCATATTTTTGTGGAAGAGTAGGAAGAAATAATCAGAAATTTATTTCCCAGTTAACttgtgattatttttataaatgtttgcaGCATGAAGATGGCAAGGATGAAATGATTGATTTAGTAGATGAATATTTTCTGGAATTATGCACTGCTGTCACAGGACTTCCAGTTTCAAGTTCAAAGATCATATCAGGTTTTGTTATTCATAGAGATTTTTCTGTTTACTGCCCAGCAGATGGTGATATGAGAATAATCATTGTCACTGAACCCATTCAGCCTGCACTTTCTACCTCTGGTTCTGAGCTGCTTATAAATTCAGAAGCACAGTTTCAGGCATCTCACATTTGGATTAccgaaaaaacaaaaaccataatGAAAGATTTGCAAAGTAAGGGTATAAAATTGCTTTTGTCTAGTGTGAAGCAACAAGAAACAGTTATTTATTATGCGAAGCAGAATGGCATTTCAGTGGTAGAATATATACCATCAGAGGAAATTTCTCTCCTTTGTAGGATCATTTCTCTATCGCCTTTTATGCCATCTTGGGCCACTTCAGTGTGTCACATCTCTGACACTGCATTAGTGACATTTTGTCGACCCATTTTGCTCAATTCCAGAAGGTATGTTCATCTTGGCTTACTCAGCACACACTCTTTCATACCTCACTGTTTAATTCTTTGTGGACCGGTCCAAGGTCTCACTGACCAGCATATCCGTGCTTTTCATGGAGCATTTAAAGTACTCCGACAGGTCTTTAAGGTACTTTATCTCAGTTACAAAGTGCAAAGAAGCAACCAAAATGAGACTTCAAATTCTATTAATTCTAAAGAGAATAAACAGAGTCACCATTTGATAGAAGTTTATAGAGCTTTGTTTGAAAAACAGCATCTGGACTCTTTTTTAATAAGTAAAGATAATCCATCAAGAACTCAATCTCATTTAAGAGATGCTCCAGATTTGGTGCTATCAAgtatggaatcaaagaatgataTTCTGAGTACAACTCTAACACAGACACCCAAAATTAAGGAGGATTTTGAATCCCTATTATGTTCTTATCCCAACAAAATTGGGATTGTTGATACCAAGGAACCACTTGTAGCTATCAGCTGTAGTTGTAGTGGTGATTCCTTGACAGATATTCCTGATGAACATTTAAGTGTCATTGAACAGACttgcaaaatgagcagaacaacCATAGACATGAAATCAAAGGAGGTACTTCAAGACCCTTCACAAAGTTACTGTACCTCCTTTATACAGGCTGGCTCTGTTTTACCGGTCGGAGGTCACTTTGAGAtcttattgcattattatcttcTTGATTATTCCAGACAGTGCCAAAAGCCAGAAGTAAGTATGATCAGTTCATTAATAGCTAATGCACTGCTGAGCCTTCCAAAAACCCTTTATAAAGCTAAGAGAGGAAGTAAAAGCTTTTGTCATGTGTACTTAAGAACTATGCATGCTCTACAAGCTAAGCAGGGGGTGGCTGGGAGTCCAGCAGGCCTCGAATCAGTAGCTTGTAAATACCAGTTACTGACATCAGTGCTTCACTGCCTGACAAAACTCTTAACCATTGACTTGGTCATCAGTATTAATAAACAGCCTCAAAAGACTGgtgatgaagaaacagaagaggaTGGGTAA